One part of the Schistocerca piceifrons isolate TAMUIC-IGC-003096 chromosome 2, iqSchPice1.1, whole genome shotgun sequence genome encodes these proteins:
- the LOC124778003 gene encoding locustin yields MKACLLVILLIGAVACMADAATTSCSCPQCIIFDPICASSYKNGRRGFSSGCHMRCYNRCHGTDYFQISKGSKCI; encoded by the exons ATGAAGGCCTGCCTACTGGTTATCCTGCTTATCG GCGCTGTCGCTTGCATGGCGGACGCGGCGACCACGAGTTGCTCGTGCCCGCAGTGCATCATCTTCGACCCCATCTGCGCCAGCAGCTACAAGAACGGACGTCGCGGCTTCAGCAGCGGCTGCCACATGCGTTGCTACAACAGATGTCACGGCACAG aTTACTTCCAGATCAGTAAGGGAAGCAAATGTATATGA